From Gammaproteobacteria bacterium, the proteins below share one genomic window:
- a CDS encoding conserved hypothetical protein (Evidence 4 : Unknown function but conserved in other organisms) — MREIERATGKQEIAPTPLLPPEQPPTEVPLPQKIGQTVFVASFRIKAVRFSEDELRSVLKDYVGRLETLAELQEATRKISDYYRQHDYLAHAYLPPQTVHDGVVEIVVIEGRLGQVIIDQSSTTRLDHALATGLVRFRSESDRWLRPAKVGEAMMILNELPGVRATNTLTPGSVEGESVAILKIEDGPLLNGSVTIDNGGSNSTGVGRALTSVAIEDPFGHGEQFSVVGLKSSGSTYARLGTTMPLGVSGLTLGINSSALGYRVGGAFASLDLTGSAWTIGLTATYPIKRSSNFSSTASASFDHKRMVNWGSGVVLDDRRIEVCTFGLSAMIKDGWMGGGTNRLGATTTMGWVDLTNQPKSYSDDQATARTNGAFGKLVLTATHEQLLVDKVTLTATLQTQMAYPNLDSSEKFSLGGQNGIRAYPTSEASGDDGWMSTLEVSWDAMDKLRLLGFYDIGRVRQYNRPWTGWQPVRNQPNDYVLQGIGVGMVWSQLAKLQIKGVLGHTVGSNAGHDISGNDSDGTRDELRGWIQAVVNF; from the coding sequence TTGCGAGAAATCGAGCGAGCTACCGGTAAACAAGAAATAGCCCCCACCCCTTTGCTCCCCCCCGAGCAGCCACCCACTGAAGTCCCCTTACCCCAGAAAATTGGACAAACCGTATTCGTGGCTTCGTTTCGGATCAAGGCCGTGCGTTTTTCTGAGGATGAACTGCGTAGCGTACTCAAGGATTATGTAGGTCGGCTAGAGACGTTAGCTGAACTGCAAGAGGCTACGCGCAAGATCAGCGATTATTACCGTCAACACGATTATCTAGCCCATGCCTATCTTCCGCCGCAAACCGTACATGACGGTGTGGTCGAGATCGTGGTGATCGAAGGTCGGTTGGGGCAAGTCATAATCGATCAATCAAGCACCACGCGATTAGACCATGCGCTTGCTACGGGTTTGGTTCGATTCCGTTCTGAATCGGATCGATGGTTACGTCCCGCCAAAGTGGGCGAGGCGATGATGATACTTAACGAGCTACCGGGCGTTCGGGCTACCAATACGCTAACGCCGGGTTCTGTCGAAGGTGAAAGTGTCGCTATTTTGAAGATCGAGGATGGTCCATTGCTTAACGGCAGTGTCACTATTGATAACGGAGGATCCAATTCCACTGGCGTCGGGCGAGCACTGACTTCGGTGGCAATAGAAGACCCTTTTGGTCATGGTGAGCAGTTTTCGGTAGTAGGACTCAAATCTTCGGGGAGCACCTATGCAAGATTGGGAACAACCATGCCGTTAGGCGTTTCTGGCCTGACTCTTGGGATCAATAGTTCAGCTCTGGGGTATAGAGTTGGAGGGGCATTTGCGTCGCTTGACTTGACCGGTTCTGCTTGGACCATCGGTTTGACTGCTACCTACCCGATAAAGCGCAGCTCCAATTTCTCGTCTACCGCTAGCGCAAGCTTTGATCATAAACGAATGGTAAACTGGGGAAGTGGCGTGGTGCTTGATGACCGACGCATCGAAGTTTGTACCTTTGGTTTGTCTGCAATGATCAAAGATGGTTGGATGGGAGGCGGTACCAATCGTTTGGGAGCTACAACGACTATGGGCTGGGTGGATCTTACTAACCAACCCAAAAGCTACTCTGATGATCAGGCGACGGCACGGACTAATGGCGCATTTGGGAAACTGGTGTTGACCGCAACGCATGAACAATTATTAGTGGATAAAGTAACATTGACAGCTACCCTTCAAACACAAATGGCGTATCCCAATCTGGATAGTTCTGAGAAATTCTCATTGGGGGGGCAAAACGGGATTCGTGCCTATCCGACCAGTGAGGCAAGTGGGGATGATGGCTGGATGAGTACGCTGGAAGTGAGTTGGGATGCTATGGATAAGCTCAGATTACTGGGATTTTACGATATCGGTCGAGTTCGCCAATATAATCGTCCTTGGACTGGGTGGCAGCCGGTGCGCAACCAACCCAACGATTATGTACTCCAGGGAATAGGAGTGGGAATGGTTTGGTCACAGCTTGCTAAGCTACAAATTAAAGGGGTGTTGGGACATACCGTTGGCAGTAATGCCGGTCACGATATTTCTGGTAATGATAGTGATGGAACACGCGACGAATTGAGGGGTTGGATTCAAGCGGTCGTTAACTTCTAA